The sequence GGCGAAGGAGCATGGCGCCCTTGAGCACGAAGCGCTCGCGAGCTTCGGACTTTCCAAGTCGGTAGAGGAAACGCTCGAAACAGAAGCTCGTGAGGAGCGTCTGATAGACGTCGCCGCTCTCTCGCGCCCGATGGAGCAGGCGCGCGGCGACGGAGGCCGGGAGGTTGCTCCTGCCCCCGCTCATGCGATCGCGTCCATGTAGGGTTGCATGACACGCGACACCCGGCAGATCTTCGCGTAGCGTGCGAGCTCGGCCGCGCGGCCCCGGTGCAGCCGGCCGAAATCGCGCAGCGCCTCGACAGCGACATCCACACCGACCTTGTTGCGGTACTTGAAGCAGTCGGCGACTGTCTTGGCAGCCGAGTAGACGCGAACCTTGACGCCCTCCAGCCGATGGGTCTCGATGCCCTCGGTGAGCGCCGGACCCGAGAAGCGCGCGACCCGCAGGCGCGGGTAGTCGAGTTTCGGCCGGCGCGCCTTTTCGGGCAGCGCGATCCAGATCTCAGCCGGGGCCTGCGTCGTCAGCTCATGGAAGCGCAGCGCCGTGAGCAGGCAGAAGATCCCACCCGGCACGCGCTTGGCGACGTGGGCGAGGGTGTGTTCGGCGGTGATGGGGTGATTTCCGGCAACGTAGATCCCGCGTGCTTGGCGCTCGACCAGACCCTTGCGTACGAGGCGGTAGAGCTGACCGCGGGGGATGCCGTGCGACTCGAGCTCCGAGGCACGCACGATACCGAGTCGCCGGATCACCCGCATAGCCTGAGTCTCGATCGGAGTGGCCGTCATCGACTGGATGATACAAAACGTCGACCATTACATACAAGACCCGACGAATTGTAGCACCAGTGTCGCAGAGCAGGCCTTTGCAGCAGAGTGAGATCGATGGTGGGGCACCTCTGAGACTTCGAACACCCCCCGCGGGTCGTCGGTGACGCCTTCGACCATCCGCCGGGGCGGATCGGGCGTACGCTAGACAGAGAGAGACATGAGCGAACGCATCCTCATCGCCGGCGGAACAGGACTCATCGGACGCGCGCTCGCGGCTCGTCTCGCCGCTTCCGGCAGGGAGGTCGTGCTGCTGTCGCGCTCGGCGTCCGCGAAGGCAGGTGAGCGCGAGCTGCCTCCCGGTTGCCGGCTCGCGGCCTGGGACGGTCGCACGGCGAAGGGCTGGGGTGAGCTCGCTTCCGGCGCCGAGGCGATCGTCAATCTGGCCGGGGAGTCGATCGCGGGCGGGCGCTGGAGCGCGGGGCGCAAGGCGCGCATCGTGGATAGCCGGCTGCAGAGCACGGCCGCCGTCGTGGAGGCGATCGCGCAGGCGAAGCGGCCACCGCGGGTCCTGCTGCAGGGATCGGCGGTCGGTTTTTACGGCGACCGGGCCGACGAGCTCCTGCCCGAGGAGGCGGACGCGGGCGGTGGCTTCCTCGGCGAGACCGCCCGGGCCTGGGAGGCTGCGAGCGCCCCGGCGGAGAGCTTCGGCGTGCGCCGCGTGCTGGCGCGGACGGGGGTCGTCCTGGCGCGCGAGGGCGGTGCCTTCCCCAAGATGGCGCTGCCGTTCCGGCTCGGCGCCGGCGCCATTCTGGGATCGGGGAAGCAGTGGATGCCCTGGATCCATCTCGCCGACGAGATTGCGGCCCTCGAGTTCCTGATCGGGAACGAAGCGGCCCACGGCGCGGTCAATCTCGCCGCGCCGGCGCCGGAGACGCAGGCCGCCTTCTCGCGCCAGCTGGCGCGGGCGCTCCACCGGCCGCTCCTTGTCCGGGCGCCCGCCTGGACAATGCGTGCCGCGCTCGGCGAGATGGCCGACCTGGTGCTCGCCAGTCAGCGGGTGGTGCCGCAGCGGCTCCTCGACCTCGGTTTCCGGTTCCGCTATCCGGCCCTCGCAGCGGCGCTCGGCGATCTCTGCCGCCGGGATGAAGGCGAGGCGACGCGATGAGCTTCTGGGTCGTGCTCGGGCACGCCGCACCGGTTCTCGCCATCTACCTCACCCTCGGCTGGCTGGTGAGCGTGCGGCTTCGCGACGCGAGCATCGTCGACGTGATGTGGGGACCGGGCTTCGCTCTCGTGGCGGCGGTGGGCGCCTGGGGTGGAGCGGGCGATCCGGCCCGCAAGCTTCTCGTGCTGGCGATGGTGAGCGTCTGGAGTCTGCGGCTCGCCATCCACATCTTCCTGCGCAATCTCGGTAAGGGCGAGGACTACCGCTATCGGGCGATGCGAAAGAATCAGGGTCCGCACTTCGCCTGGCTCTCGCTGTTCACGGTCTTCGGCCTGCAGGGGGCGCTGCTGCTACTCGTCGCCATGCCGCTGGTCGCCGCGGCGAGCGTCGCCGGGCGCTCCGCCGGTGCGGGATTCGCAGGCGCAGGGCTCGGCCCCTTCGACTTCGCCGGCCTCGCGCTCTTCCTCGTCGGCTTCCTCTTCGAGGCGGTCGGCGACGCGCAGCTCGCGAACTTCAGGGCGAATCCGGCGAACCGCGGCAAGGTCTGCGATGTCGGTCTGTGGCGCTACAGCCGGCACCCGAACTACTTCGGCGACGCGACGCTCTGGTGGGGCTTCTATCTCGTGGCTTGCGGCGTGCCGGGAGGCGCGTGGACGATCGCCAGTCCGCTCGTGATGACCGTGCTGCTGCTCAAGGTCTCCGGCGTGGCGCTTCTCGAGCGCGGCCTCAGCTCGACCAAGCCCGGCTACGCCGCCTACATCGCCCGCACCAGCGCCTTCCTCCCCTGGTTTCCCAAGCGCCTGCGTTCGAGCTGACCTGTCGGCAGGGCGCCGAAGAGAGGACCGCTAGACGAGAAACTGCGCCCGCAGCTCGGCGGCGACCTCTTCGCAGATCTCGGGGCGGGTGTAGACCCGGTAGCGGTCGATCCGGGTCAGATGGCGGATGAAGTGGCTGGCACTCTCCATCGACTCGAGGTGGCCGTCGCGATAGCGGACCCAGACGGGGCTGCCGCCCAGGCGATGGGGATCCTTGGCGGAACGGGCGACGAGAATCTCACCCGGACCGTAGTGCGCCCGGAGCGCGGGGAGGAGAGATTCGAACGCCTCGCTCTCGGCCTCCGAAAGGTGCTCGCGGGTCTCGAAGGCGAGCGGGAAGTGGCGGCGATGGACCACCGCCTGGGCGTGCTGGTTGTCCGAGGCCCGCATCGCCTCGAGCGTCGAGAGGTCGTCCTGGCGCAGAAAGTGCTCCGGATCGGCCGGCCACTGGCGGTTCGCGGCCCGCATCCATTCAGAGAGGTGCTGCTCGAGCGCCTTGCCGGTGACGTTGAAGTAGACCTGCGTGAACATGTAATAACGCGCCAGGACGAGCGCCTCGATGGCATGCACGCCGCCCTCTTCGACGCCGACGCCGAGCGCGCCGGTCTCGGGGTCCGAGACGACGGCCAGCGTGTCGAGCAGGCGGTCGAGGTCGTAGACGCCGTAGCGCACGCCGCAGTAGAGGCTGTCGCGCAGCAGGTAGTCCATCTTGTCCACGTCGAGCTCGCCCGAGATGATCTGCGCCAGGAATCGTCTCTCGGGCGGCACTTTGCCGCCGAGAAGCGCCGCGACATCGGCCGGCGCGATGCCGTCGCCGAGGCGATCGAACAGCGCCTGAATCTCGTCGGAGGCGAGGAGGCGCGCCGTCATCGCCTCGTGGTCGATGCCGCCCTCGAAGAGCTCCTCGGCCGAATGGCTGAAGGGCGCGTGCCCGGCATCATGGAAGAGCGCTGCGAGCCGCACCAGGCGGCGCGCCCGGCGGCGCTCGTCGGCGCCCAGCAGGCCCGGGCTCTTCCTGAGCAGGGCGTCGAGCATCCGGCCGGCGAGCGACATGGCGCCGAGCACGTGCGAGAAGCGGCTGTGCTCGGCGCCGGGATAGACGAGGAAGGTCAATCCCAGTTGATGGATGAAGCGCAGACGCTGGAGCGGACGACTGTCGACCAGCGCTGCTTCGAGCGCATCGGTTTCGATGAAGCCGTGAATCGGATCGCGAAGGGTGAGCACGTTGCGCCTCGGGGAACAATAGCGCAGCGGGCCGTCTGGAGATGGCCGAAAATGGGCGGAGATCGGGCCCAGGTGCGCGGGAGCGACCTCCCCGAAGCAGGAGCCCGGCGTCCTGCCGGTCAGGGTTCGGGCAGGAAGAGGTCGGGGATCGTCGAGCCGGGCTCGATGGCGGCCGAGAGGTCGGCCGTGCGGTCGAGAAAGAGCGCGGCGAGGAGCACCCCGGCGAGCGCTGCCGGGCGCCGCAGGGAGAGCGGCACGAAGCGCGCCGCGAGCAGGAGGAAGGTCGCGGCCGCAAGGGTCGCGAGATCGGCGCCGAGCGTCGCGCGCACCGGTGTCGAGAAGCCGAGGAGCGAGAACGGCAGCGCGACGCCGGCGAGCGGCGTGAGCCAACGTACCGGCCCCGCGGCGGCCTCGCCGGCGGCTAGCGCCAGCGGCAGACGAGAGAGGGCGGCGACCAGGAGGCCGGCGAGGCCCGCCGCCGGTCCGCGGCCGAGGCGCAGCAGCTCGCCGGCGACGCTCGCTGCCGCGAGGAGCAGCAGCGCCAGGCCGGCGGCAATACGCCAGCCGGCCGGCTCGAGCCTGCGGTGGCCGGCGAGCAGCAGAAGATCGCACAGGGCGACGGCGACCGCGGAGAAGCCGACAGCGAGCGCCGGGATCGTGGCGGGCGGCCAGGAGAGTCCCCAGGTGAGCGCTGCGTCGATCCGTGCGCCCACGGTGAAGAGCGCCGCGAGGGCGGCGGCGAGGAGGAGTGGAGTCGCGACCAGCGCCCAGATCCGTTTGCTGTCGCCGACGCCCCGCGAAAGATCGCCCGGGAGGCTCCCGGAGGGGTCGTCGTCGGGTTTGGCGAGATGCCAGGGGACCACGACGTGCAGTCCCAGGACCAGCAACTGGAAGGCGAGCGCTAGCGCGGTCATCGGACGGAGCGATCGCTCTGCGACGCGACCTTCACGCAGCGCAGCGGCTCAGCAAGGCGCTCCACCCAGGGAGAGTCGGGAAGCCGGCCGAGCAGCTCGCACGCGGTCGCGCCGTCGGGAGGAAGCGGCCAATCGGGGGCGAGGTCGCAAAGCGGCGCCAGCACGAAGCGCCGCAGGCGCAGGCGGGGATGGGGAAGGAGCGGTGCCTCCCCGGAACGTTGCTCGTCGCCCAGCACGAGCAGGTCGATGTCGAGCGTTCGCGGCCCTTCGGGCAACTCGCCGGCGTTGCGCTCGCGGCCGAAATCGGCCTCGACCCGCTGGGTGAGCTCCAGGAGCTCACCGGCGGCGAGCCTCGTCGAACCGAGAACCACCGTGTTGAGGAACGGCGGCTGCGAGATTGCCGAGACCGGCTCCGTCCGATAGAGCGGCGCGACGTCGAGCGGTCCGAGCGTCGCTTCGAGCCGGACGAGCGCCTGTTCGAAGATCCGCCGGGAGTCGCCGAGATTGCTGCCCAGCGCGAGCGCGAACCGGCGCACAGGCTGCGCTGGTGGCGGTTGCAGCGCTCGCTGCGGTCGCCGCGGCGGGCTACTCCTCGTCGTCGTCGAAGTCGACCTCTTCCTCGACAACCCCTTCCGGCGCCTCGATCTCGTCGTCCGGGATGTCGTCGTCCGGCGTCACGACGAGATCGTCGTCCGCCTCGGGCACGGGCTTGGGCACGTCCTCCCGGCGCTTGCGCTTGGCTGCCGAGGACTCCGCCGCCAGCTCGGGCCGCTTGGCGTCCTTCTGGTTGGCGGCGCACTTCGGGCAGATGGGCGCGGGGCGCCCCATGTCGTAGAACTTCGCGCCACAGTTGTAGCACTCGTGTTTGGTACCCAGGTCGGCCATGCGTTCTCGAGCTCCTTGGGCCGGGTGACCCCGGCGAGTCCACGAACGTAGCAGCGCCCTAGCGGGCTGTCAACAATCCGGCGCGGGATAGTATGAACGGATGACGAGAAACCGCTCTGCGCGCCGCGCCACGCTCGCCGCCTGGGGTCTGGCCCTGGCTACGGCAATCGTGCCCGGACCGGCGCGGGGCGACGAAGCGGGGGTTCCAAACCCCGAAGCTCCGGGCTTGACGCTGGTTCAGCGCTCCGAGGCGCTGGTCGACCGGATCCGTTTCGAGCAGAAGCGCCTGCGCACCCTCGAGGCCGATTTCGTCCAGAACCGGGTCAGCGAGTTTCTCACCGTGCCGGAGGAGTCCCGGGGGTCGTTCGCCTATTCGGCCCCCGACCTGGTGCGCTGGGACTACCTCTCTCCCAAACCGGTGTCGCTGGTGATCCGCGAGGACGAGATGGTCACCTGGTTCAAGGACCTCGGCAAGGCCGAGAAGGTGAAGGTCGGCCGCGCCTCCTCGCAGGTGTTTCGCTATCTGAACGCCAGCGGCTCGCTCGACACCCTGATGAAGTACTTCGCGGTCACGTTCGCCTTCCCTCCTGCCGTCCAAGGGGCGCCAGGGGCGAGCCCCGGGGCCGGCGAGCCGTACCGCCTCGACCTGGCGCCGCGCTTCGGGCGCATCCGCAAGCGTCTGGCGGCGATGAGCCTGTGGATCGACCGCAAGCTCTTCCTGCCCGTTCGGGTGCGCTATGTCGAGGCCAACGGCGATACGACCGAGTACCGCTTCGACCACCTGCGGCTGAACGGAGAGATCCCCGAGGCGCGCTTCGAGCTGGCGATTCCGCGCGAGGTCGAGATCAAGGTCGTCGATCTCGATCGCGGCAGCGACGCCAAGCCCTGAGCGGGCGTCTCGGCATGAACTTCGACATTCTGGCCCGCGACGGCGGTGCCCGGCGCGGGCGGCTCGACACCGCCCGAGGTGCGATCGACACCCCGGGTTTCATGCCCGTAGGCACCCTCGGCGCGGTCAAAGGTCTGACGCCGCAGGAGTTGGAAGCCACCGGGGCGCAGGTGATGCTGGCGAACCTCTATCACCTCTCGCTGCGGCCAGGGATCGGGACCCTCGAGCGCGCCGGCGGCCTGCACCGCTTCACCGGCTGGAACCGGCCGATTCTGACCGACAGCGGAGGCTTCCAGGTGTTCTCCCTGGCCGCGTTGCGCAAAGTCGACGAGCACGGCGTGCGCTTCCGCAGTCACCTCGACGGTTCCCTCCTCGAGCTCACGCCCGAAGGCGTCGTCGCGGCGCAGGAGGCCATCGGCGTCGATATCGCGATGGTGCTCGACGAGTGCCCCCCCTGGCCGGTGACCGAGTCGGTCGCCGCCGCGGCCCTCGCCCGGACGCTGCGCTGGGCAGAGCGCTCGATTGCGGCGCGGACGACCGGCGCGACAGCACTCTTCGGGATCGTTCAGGGGAGCAGCTTTCGTCACCTGCGGGAAGCTTCGGCGGCGGCGCTCTCGCAGCTGCCCTTCGACGGCTACGCGATCGGCGGGGTCAGCGTGGGCGAGCCGCTCGGGCCCCGCCGGGCGGCGATCGAGTGGACGACGCCCGGCCTGCCGGAGGCCAAAGTGCGCTACCTCATGGGGGTCGGCACGATTCCCGACATGTTGCATGCCATCTCCCATGGCGTCGATCTCTTCGACTGCGTGCTGCCGGCGAGAAACGGCCGCCACGGCCTGCTCTACACCCGCGAGGGGGCGCTGCGGATCAAGAACGCCCGTTTCCGGGACGACGCCGCGCCGCTCGATCCCGAGTGCGGCTGCCCCGTCTGCAGCCGCCTCTCGCGGGCCTTCCTGCACCATCTTTTCCGCTCCGGTGAGCTGTCCGCGGCCGTCTACGGCACCATTCACAATCTGCGCGTATTCCTTGACTTCATGGGGGAAGCGAGAGAAGCTATTGCGGCTTTTCGGGTAGCGGACCTGGCCCGCAGATGGACCAGTCGCTCCGCCGACGAACACCGATCCGAGAATTCTGTGGCGGTGGAGAGCCAGGAGCCGCGCTCGCGGTCGTGAGTCGGCGCGCGCCTGGCGGGGGCAAGACGACATTCAGTAGCTGCACGGAATCGAACTCGGGAGTCGAGAAATGTTGCAGATCATTCAATGGCCGAGTGCAGGGACCCTGCTGGCCCAGGCGCAGACTCAGAATCCGCTCGTCTCTCTGGTGCCGATCTTCCTCGTCTTCGGCATCTTCTACTTTCTGCTGCTTGCGCCGATGCGCAAGCGCCAGAAGGCCCTGCAGAAGGTGGTCGAGGGCCTGAAGCGCGGCGACAAGGTGGTGACCAACGGCGGGCTGATCGGCGAGATCGCCGCAGTCGAGGATCGTGTCGTCCATCTCAAGCTCGGTGAGAACGTCAAGGTGCGGGTGTTGAAGTCCGCCATCGCAGGCCTCGAGGGCAGCGCCGAACCGGAGGTCACCAAGTGAACAGGGGACTGCTCATCAAGGGCGGCTTCATCGTGCTTCTCGCAGCGCTCTCGCTGCTCGCCTTCTATCCGCCGAAGGACAAGCTCAATCTCGGTCTCGACCTTCAGGGCGGCATCCATCTGGTGCTCAAGGTCGAAACCCAGGATGCCGTTCGCGCCGAGACCGACAAGGACATGGAGGTCCTGCGACGCGAGATCGCCGACGGCGGCGTCTCATCCGTGGCGACCTCGCGCGTCACCGACACCACCTTCGAAGTGACCGGAGTCCCGCCCGAGAAGGACGCCGTGCTCAACAAGGCCGCCAACGACTACCTCACGTCGCAGCGTTGGGACTGGAGCCGCCAGGGCAGCCGGACGGTCTTCACGATGACCTCGATCAACGAGCGCGCCGTGCGCAATCTCGCGGTCGAACAGGCCAAGCTCACGATCGACAACCGGGTCAACCAGTACGGCGTCGCCGAGCCGGTGATTGCGCGCCAGGGTCTCGAGGGCGACCGCATCGTCGTTCAGCTCCCTGGTGTCGACGATCCGGAGCGTGTCAAGCGACTGATCAAGAGCACCGCCTTCCTCGAATTCCGCCTGACCGAGTATCCGCCCGCGGGCGGCTCCGGCGTGGCGACGCGGGACGAGATCCTCGGCCGCTACGGTGGCAGCCTCCCGGCCGACATCGAGATCATGGCGCAGGATCAGCGAGACGATCAGGGCCGGATCCTCGGGCAGTCCTACTACGCCGTGCAGAAGCGCCAGGTGATCACCGGGCGCGAGTTGAAGTCGGCCAACGTCTCTTCGGGCCAGTTCAACCAGCCGGTGGTGGCCTTCCATCTCAACGCCGATGGCGCGCGCCGGTTCGGCGACGCGACCGGAGCGAACGTCGGTCGAGGGCTCGCGATCATCCTCGACAA is a genomic window of Thermoanaerobaculia bacterium containing:
- a CDS encoding type IV toxin-antitoxin system AbiEi family antitoxin domain-containing protein — protein: MTATPIETQAMRVIRRLGIVRASELESHGIPRGQLYRLVRKGLVERQARGIYVAGNHPITAEHTLAHVAKRVPGGIFCLLTALRFHELTTQAPAEIWIALPEKARRPKLDYPRLRVARFSGPALTEGIETHRLEGVKVRVYSAAKTVADCFKYRNKVGVDVAVEALRDFGRLHRGRAAELARYAKICRVSRVMQPYMDAIA
- a CDS encoding TIGR01777 family oxidoreductase, which encodes MSERILIAGGTGLIGRALAARLAASGREVVLLSRSASAKAGERELPPGCRLAAWDGRTAKGWGELASGAEAIVNLAGESIAGGRWSAGRKARIVDSRLQSTAAVVEAIAQAKRPPRVLLQGSAVGFYGDRADELLPEEADAGGGFLGETARAWEAASAPAESFGVRRVLARTGVVLAREGGAFPKMALPFRLGAGAILGSGKQWMPWIHLADEIAALEFLIGNEAAHGAVNLAAPAPETQAAFSRQLARALHRPLLVRAPAWTMRAALGEMADLVLASQRVVPQRLLDLGFRFRYPALAAALGDLCRRDEGEATR
- a CDS encoding DUF1295 domain-containing protein, which translates into the protein MSFWVVLGHAAPVLAIYLTLGWLVSVRLRDASIVDVMWGPGFALVAAVGAWGGAGDPARKLLVLAMVSVWSLRLAIHIFLRNLGKGEDYRYRAMRKNQGPHFAWLSLFTVFGLQGALLLLVAMPLVAAASVAGRSAGAGFAGAGLGPFDFAGLALFLVGFLFEAVGDAQLANFRANPANRGKVCDVGLWRYSRHPNYFGDATLWWGFYLVACGVPGGAWTIASPLVMTVLLLKVSGVALLERGLSSTKPGYAAYIARTSAFLPWFPKRLRSS
- a CDS encoding HD domain-containing protein — its product is MLTLRDPIHGFIETDALEAALVDSRPLQRLRFIHQLGLTFLVYPGAEHSRFSHVLGAMSLAGRMLDALLRKSPGLLGADERRRARRLVRLAALFHDAGHAPFSHSAEELFEGGIDHEAMTARLLASDEIQALFDRLGDGIAPADVAALLGGKVPPERRFLAQIISGELDVDKMDYLLRDSLYCGVRYGVYDLDRLLDTLAVVSDPETGALGVGVEEGGVHAIEALVLARYYMFTQVYFNVTGKALEQHLSEWMRAANRQWPADPEHFLRQDDLSTLEAMRASDNQHAQAVVHRRHFPLAFETREHLSEAESEAFESLLPALRAHYGPGEILVARSAKDPHRLGGSPVWVRYRDGHLESMESASHFIRHLTRIDRYRVYTRPEICEEVAAELRAQFLV
- the folK gene encoding 2-amino-4-hydroxy-6-hydroxymethyldihydropteridine diphosphokinase, producing the protein MRRFALALGSNLGDSRRIFEQALVRLEATLGPLDVAPLYRTEPVSAISQPPFLNTVVLGSTRLAAGELLELTQRVEADFGRERNAGELPEGPRTLDIDLLVLGDEQRSGEAPLLPHPRLRLRRFVLAPLCDLAPDWPLPPDGATACELLGRLPDSPWVERLAEPLRCVKVASQSDRSVR
- a CDS encoding FYDLN acid domain-containing protein; this translates as MADLGTKHECYNCGAKFYDMGRPAPICPKCAANQKDAKRPELAAESSAAKRKRREDVPKPVPEADDDLVVTPDDDIPDDEIEAPEGVVEEEVDFDDDEE
- a CDS encoding outer membrane lipoprotein carrier protein LolA, which translates into the protein MTRNRSARRATLAAWGLALATAIVPGPARGDEAGVPNPEAPGLTLVQRSEALVDRIRFEQKRLRTLEADFVQNRVSEFLTVPEESRGSFAYSAPDLVRWDYLSPKPVSLVIREDEMVTWFKDLGKAEKVKVGRASSQVFRYLNASGSLDTLMKYFAVTFAFPPAVQGAPGASPGAGEPYRLDLAPRFGRIRKRLAAMSLWIDRKLFLPVRVRYVEANGDTTEYRFDHLRLNGEIPEARFELAIPREVEIKVVDLDRGSDAKP
- the tgt gene encoding tRNA guanosine(34) transglycosylase Tgt produces the protein MNFDILARDGGARRGRLDTARGAIDTPGFMPVGTLGAVKGLTPQELEATGAQVMLANLYHLSLRPGIGTLERAGGLHRFTGWNRPILTDSGGFQVFSLAALRKVDEHGVRFRSHLDGSLLELTPEGVVAAQEAIGVDIAMVLDECPPWPVTESVAAAALARTLRWAERSIAARTTGATALFGIVQGSSFRHLREASAAALSQLPFDGYAIGGVSVGEPLGPRRAAIEWTTPGLPEAKVRYLMGVGTIPDMLHAISHGVDLFDCVLPARNGRHGLLYTREGALRIKNARFRDDAAPLDPECGCPVCSRLSRAFLHHLFRSGELSAAVYGTIHNLRVFLDFMGEAREAIAAFRVADLARRWTSRSADEHRSENSVAVESQEPRSRS
- the yajC gene encoding preprotein translocase subunit YajC, whose amino-acid sequence is MLQIIQWPSAGTLLAQAQTQNPLVSLVPIFLVFGIFYFLLLAPMRKRQKALQKVVEGLKRGDKVVTNGGLIGEIAAVEDRVVHLKLGENVKVRVLKSAIAGLEGSAEPEVTK
- the secD gene encoding protein translocase subunit SecD, giving the protein MNRGLLIKGGFIVLLAALSLLAFYPPKDKLNLGLDLQGGIHLVLKVETQDAVRAETDKDMEVLRREIADGGVSSVATSRVTDTTFEVTGVPPEKDAVLNKAANDYLTSQRWDWSRQGSRTVFTMTSINERAVRNLAVEQAKLTIDNRVNQYGVAEPVIARQGLEGDRIVVQLPGVDDPERVKRLIKSTAFLEFRLTEYPPAGGSGVATRDEILGRYGGSLPADIEIMAQDQRDDQGRILGQSYYAVQKRQVITGRELKSANVSSGQFNQPVVAFHLNADGARRFGDATGANVGRGLAIILDNRVVSAPVINSRITDSGIIEGNFSQQEVQDLVTTLRSGALPAGITYLEDRTVGPSLGQDSIESSMKAGMLSMLCVVLTMLIVYRLSGVNALVALALNVLLLFGALSYFGATLTLPGIAGIVLSIAMAVDANVLIFERIKEEMKVGKTVRAAIDAGFHNALSSILDSNITTLIAALFLFQFGTGPIRGFAVTLSVGILGTLFCAIFVSRFLFDLVYTPARKSQSISI